A single Corvus hawaiiensis isolate bCorHaw1 chromosome 26, bCorHaw1.pri.cur, whole genome shotgun sequence DNA region contains:
- the ADHFE1 gene encoding hydroxyacid-oxoacid transhydrogenase, mitochondrial isoform X1, producing the protein MAAGRARVSRLLRRLERAACRCPSHGHTYSQAPEQPTLGNTDYAFEMAISNIRYGEGVTKEIGMDLQNLGARRVCLMTDKNLSKLPPVNAVLNSLAKYGINFQMYDNVRVEPTDQSFLDAIQFAKKGEFDAYVAVGGGSVMDTCKAANLYAASPSSEFLDYVNAPIGKGKPVTVPLKPLIAASFGLTSPLVVFSSNFAIYSSGVPTTSGTGSETTGVAIFDFKELKVKTGIASRAIKPTLGIIDPLHTLSMPERIVANSGFDVLCHALESYTALPYNERSPCPSNPINRPAYQGSNPVSDVWALHALRIVAKYLKRAIRNPEDREARANMHLASAFAGIGFGNAGVHLCHGMSYPISGLVKTYKPKDYNVDHSLVPHGLSVVLTSPAVFAFTAQIHPERHLEAAEILGADIRTARIKDAGLILADTLRKFLFDLNVDDGLAAIGYSKADIPALVKGTLPQERVTKLSPRPQTEEDLSALFEASMKLY; encoded by the exons cccctgaaCAGCCCACCCTGGGGAATACAGACTATGCATTTGAG atggCCATTTCGAACATCCGATATGGAGAAGGAGTCACAAAGGAGATTGGCATG GACCTGCAGAATCTTGGTGCTAGAAGAGTTTGTTTGATGACAGATAAAAACCTCTCCAAACTCCCTCCTGTAAATGCAGTATTGAATTCCTTGGCAAAATATGGTATAAACTTTCAAATGTATGATAATGTCCGTGTGGAGCCAACAGACCAAAG TTTCCTGGATGCCATTCAATTTGCTAAAAAAGGAGAGTTCGATGCCTATGTTGCTGTTGGAGGTGGGTCTGTAATGGACACCTGTAAAGCTGCCAACCTGTATGCAGCCAGCCCTTCATCAGAATTCCTGGATTATGTCAACGCTCCTATCGGGAAAGGGAAGCCTGTCACTGTGCCCCTCAAGCCACTTATTGCAG CTTCCTTTGGGCTTACTTCCCCTCTGGTTGTATTCAGCAGCAATTTTGCTATTTACTCCAGTGGAG TTCCTACAACATCTGGCACTGGAAGTGAAACCACTGGCGTTGCCATTTTTGACTTCAAAGAACTAAAAGTTAAAACCG GTATTGCTTCAAGAGCCATTAAGCCAACACTGGGTATCATTGATCCTTTACACACACTGTCTATGCCTGAACGAATAGTAGCCAACAGTGGCTTTGATGTGCTTTG CCATGCCCTGGAATCATACACCGCCCTCCCTTACAACGAGCGCAGTCCCTGCCCTTCCAATCCCATCAACCGCCCAGCCTACCAAGGCAGCAACCCCGTCAGCGATGTCTGGGCTCTTCACGCTCTGCGTATCGTCGCTAAGTATTTGAAAAG AGCCATCAGAAACCCTGAAGACCGTGAAGCAAGAGCCAACATGCACCTGGCAAGTGCTTTTGCTGGTATTGGCTTTGGCAATGCTGGTGTTCATCTCTG ccatggaatgTCTTACCCTATTTCTGGTTTGGTGAAAACTTATAAACCAAAGGATTATAATGTGGATCACTCTTTAGTG ccacATGGCCTTTCTGTGGTGCTGACATCCCCAGCAGTGTTTGCTTTCACAGCACAGATACATCCTGAGCGGCATTTAGAAGCTGCAGAGATTCTAG GAGCTGACATCCGCACTGCCAGAATCAAAGATGCAGGGCTTATTTTGGCAGACACACTCCGGAAATTCCTATTTGATCTGAATGTTGATGATGGCTTAGCTGCAATTGGTTATTCCAAAGCAGACATCCCTGCATTAGTCAAAGGCACTCTGCCTCAG GAGAGAGTGACCAAACTATCACCACGTCCCCAAACAGAAGAAGACTTATCTGCTCTCTTTGAGGCTTCCATGAAACTTTATTAG
- the ADHFE1 gene encoding hydroxyacid-oxoacid transhydrogenase, mitochondrial isoform X2 → MAAGRARVSRLLRRLERAACRCPSHGHTYSQAPEQPTLGNTDYAFEMAISNIRYGEGVTKEIGMDLQNLGARRVCLMTDKNLSKLPPVNAVLNSLAKYGINFQMYDNVRVEPTDQSFLDAIQFAKKGEFDAYVAVGGGSVMDTCKAANLYAASPSSEFLDYVNAPIGKGKPVTVPLKPLIAVPTTSGTGSETTGVAIFDFKELKVKTGIASRAIKPTLGIIDPLHTLSMPERIVANSGFDVLCHALESYTALPYNERSPCPSNPINRPAYQGSNPVSDVWALHALRIVAKYLKRAIRNPEDREARANMHLASAFAGIGFGNAGVHLCHGMSYPISGLVKTYKPKDYNVDHSLVPHGLSVVLTSPAVFAFTAQIHPERHLEAAEILGADIRTARIKDAGLILADTLRKFLFDLNVDDGLAAIGYSKADIPALVKGTLPQERVTKLSPRPQTEEDLSALFEASMKLY, encoded by the exons cccctgaaCAGCCCACCCTGGGGAATACAGACTATGCATTTGAG atggCCATTTCGAACATCCGATATGGAGAAGGAGTCACAAAGGAGATTGGCATG GACCTGCAGAATCTTGGTGCTAGAAGAGTTTGTTTGATGACAGATAAAAACCTCTCCAAACTCCCTCCTGTAAATGCAGTATTGAATTCCTTGGCAAAATATGGTATAAACTTTCAAATGTATGATAATGTCCGTGTGGAGCCAACAGACCAAAG TTTCCTGGATGCCATTCAATTTGCTAAAAAAGGAGAGTTCGATGCCTATGTTGCTGTTGGAGGTGGGTCTGTAATGGACACCTGTAAAGCTGCCAACCTGTATGCAGCCAGCCCTTCATCAGAATTCCTGGATTATGTCAACGCTCCTATCGGGAAAGGGAAGCCTGTCACTGTGCCCCTCAAGCCACTTATTGCAG TTCCTACAACATCTGGCACTGGAAGTGAAACCACTGGCGTTGCCATTTTTGACTTCAAAGAACTAAAAGTTAAAACCG GTATTGCTTCAAGAGCCATTAAGCCAACACTGGGTATCATTGATCCTTTACACACACTGTCTATGCCTGAACGAATAGTAGCCAACAGTGGCTTTGATGTGCTTTG CCATGCCCTGGAATCATACACCGCCCTCCCTTACAACGAGCGCAGTCCCTGCCCTTCCAATCCCATCAACCGCCCAGCCTACCAAGGCAGCAACCCCGTCAGCGATGTCTGGGCTCTTCACGCTCTGCGTATCGTCGCTAAGTATTTGAAAAG AGCCATCAGAAACCCTGAAGACCGTGAAGCAAGAGCCAACATGCACCTGGCAAGTGCTTTTGCTGGTATTGGCTTTGGCAATGCTGGTGTTCATCTCTG ccatggaatgTCTTACCCTATTTCTGGTTTGGTGAAAACTTATAAACCAAAGGATTATAATGTGGATCACTCTTTAGTG ccacATGGCCTTTCTGTGGTGCTGACATCCCCAGCAGTGTTTGCTTTCACAGCACAGATACATCCTGAGCGGCATTTAGAAGCTGCAGAGATTCTAG GAGCTGACATCCGCACTGCCAGAATCAAAGATGCAGGGCTTATTTTGGCAGACACACTCCGGAAATTCCTATTTGATCTGAATGTTGATGATGGCTTAGCTGCAATTGGTTATTCCAAAGCAGACATCCCTGCATTAGTCAAAGGCACTCTGCCTCAG GAGAGAGTGACCAAACTATCACCACGTCCCCAAACAGAAGAAGACTTATCTGCTCTCTTTGAGGCTTCCATGAAACTTTATTAG